From the genome of Tripterygium wilfordii isolate XIE 37 chromosome 6, ASM1340144v1, whole genome shotgun sequence:
CCGAAGATTCTGACAGGAAAATCAGAGTAGGAGTGACAATTGTAAGAACAGCCCAGAACAAGAAGATGACAACAAAACTTCTCTGATTCATCTGTTGGAGAAAAGTGATGGAGCTTGACAATGTTGGAAGAGCTTTGGTAGGGAAAAAATGGAGGCAGAGAGAGAGTTATATTGACACCATAGGCGACCATGTTTCAGAAACTTTGCCATTATAAAACTCAAAGACTAATCAATTTGTGTAATTGTTTTTTGCTTTATATGACAAAGTCAAGTGTGAGAACTTCAGTTGTTGGAGAGTTGTTATTAGCAAGTTGGTTATATGATTTAGACATCCATCTGGCATCCTAAGTCAATAAGTGCTCACCAACAATTTAACTTCAAACATTCAATAATCCGATCTAAGTGAAGATAAAAGAGAGATAAACATATCAATAAATATTGGTTCGCTTTGGGACACGAGCTCGCACGGACTTGTTCTCCTAAGTCGTCTCCTAGTAATTAGGCTCATAAAATGTGTTTGATGTGTGAAAGGTGCTTGGattttacttatataccactcagatgagttatgtcaatccgatatgAGATTACAAGTCTTGACACTCCCCTGCATTTGTGGGCTCGGTTATACGAGACCCAACTAGTGAACGCGGGTACAGTTCATGTCCAAATGGCCAAGcctttgctccgataccatgtcagAAATCTAagctcaaacacatcaacaaatactATCCGATTGGATCACGGGCCTGCACAGATTTGTTCTCCTTGGTCGTCTCCTTAGCACTTAGATCTAAAAAATGAGTTTGTTGTGTGAGAGGTGTTTAAACATTGCATATAGGCCACTCAGTTGGGTTATGTCGTTTTCTTAGTATTTACGTCCAAAAAACATGTTTGTTTTGTGAGAGGTGCTAAGACtttacttatatgtcactctattaaattatgccaaTTCGATATGGAATTACAAGTCTTCACAGAACTTAGCAAAATTGTGAAATTTAGAGGATGTACAATGACTAAGATGTCGGTTGACGTTTAATCTGTAGAATATGCAGAAGGCATGAACAACACCAGCTATGTATGCATTAGTCAGGAGAAAATAGGCCGGCTAACTTGGGTGCATACCATTACCATGAATATTGTTGGGCCGGTAATGGCGCACTATGGGCCTGCAAATCTAGACGCTTGATTTCTGGCCCAATATTTCTATGGGCTTACAAGTTAGGACTCAAACCAGCCGAACCCCcaatttgtttccttctttGGCTGGGCCGAAACCCAATTAAAAAACTGAAAACCCTTATTTACCCTCCAAGGATCGGAGACCTGAGACTCTAACTATCACTCCAGTGTCATTTCTCCTTCCCTTCCCAAAGCCTGTTCCCCGTCAGACGCAGCAAACTTGAAAAGGCCCAAACCACAGCGAGCGGGAGCTCACATTCACAAAGACCTACTGCTGATCGGAGACTGCGAGAACGAAGATGGGAACCATAGGGAGAGCCGTATACACCGTCGGATTCTGGATTCGCGAGACCGGCCAGGCCATGGATCGCCTCGGTTGTCGCCTCCAGGGCAACTACTACTTTAAGGAGCAACGTAAGCTCCTCACTCCATCTATTTTTATCTGGTTTAGGATGGTAAATTTTTCCTTAGTTAGATCGGCTTTATTGGATGGAAGTGGCCATTTCTTCGATTACGTGTATGAATGATGAACGCTCGCTCTGTGTCTTGTCTGTGAAAGTAGCCTCGTCCTTTGTATGCTATGAAAACTTGGTTTACAGCACTTAGAATAACAAATTCCGTTGGAATTTCAGTCATTGGTTTTCAATTCGTTGTTTTGTGGCATCCTTTGGGATTATATTGATTCAATGTTGAGAATTTCTCTGCCAAATGTGTTTATTATAGAAGCAAAAAAGCTGCTGAGGGTAGGAATTATTGTAATCATACTTACATCTTATCATACCCTGATCTTTATTCTTAGTTTAGTTTACATTTCTGCTatattgtgaattgtgatgtCCGTTGTCAAACAGTGTGTTAATCTTATTTTTTGGGATAGTATCTAGACACCGGACGCTTATGAACCTCTTTGATAAAGCTCCTGTGGTTGATCAAGAGGCGTTTGTGGCTCCAAGTGCCTCTGTCATTGGGGATGTTCAAGTAGGAAAAGGATCATCTATTTGGTATGGATGTGTTTTGAGAGGTAAGATATCTTGCATAAACCATATGTGACCTCTGTGATGCATTTGAATTTTGATGTTATTAATCCTGTCCTGTTTGAATTGATGTGATGAAGCTCTGTAATGCCAATTtcctgttgtttttttttccctttgatatacactattattattattattattgttattattagaaATTAGGATGATTATTACTATTGTACTTTGATTGTTACATGAGTATACAATAATGGGCGATATCCATGGTATGTAACACATAGTGGACGTAAACGAAGCACGAGGGCTGCTTTAGTTATCGTTTAGGACTTTCCACCATAGATCTTCATGTCAAATTAAACAAGGTCCAATTGGTTTAGCTTGTTTGAAAATTGTAAGTACTTGTTGGTAATTAATGGGGGCTTGTCTATGTACACTAGTAGAAAAAAACTTTTATAGCCAACTACTTGAGAAAAAGTGAagaacattttattttttttaaattttgctttagttttccattttttttaattttgttttagttttctatAAGCAGTCCATGTAACTGACTACAGCTTTATTTTTTAAGCGTGACTCAATTCATTTCTGTTTTAGCCATATGTTGTTCTAAAgttctttttttaattcacGTGCAGCTGAATCTTTGCTGTAGATTAGTAATTGGATCCTTTATCGATGATCCTTTGTTAGATTTGCTAAACCCTTTCTTTTTCTGGATAGGTGATGTCAACAGCATTAGCATTGGATCTGGAACTAATATACAAGACAACTCTCTTGTGCATGTGGCCAAGTCTAATTTGAGTGGCAATGTTCTGCCAACCATCATTGGGGACAATGTGACTGTGGGTGAGTGATAGGAGAGTAGTCACAATTGACGTCTATAAAACTGATCTGGGCATCGTCTGTTTTTGGGATTTTGACTTAAATGTCAAACTTGGCAGGTCACTGTGCTGTTTTACATGGATGTACTGTTGAGGACGAGGCCTTTGTTGGCATGGGAGCTACACTTCTTGATGGTGTCTTCATTGAAAAAAACGCTATGGTTGCTGCTGGAGCTCTTGTTAGTCAGAATACAAGGATTCCATGCGGTGAGGTCGGTCTGGAAACTCTCTTTTATCTTTTCTCTTTGGGTGTGTTTGTCTCTATAGGTGTAAAGTGACTTCATTAATTGGGATCTGTTATTTTACTCCGAAGAGTGCTAAtagtaacttcgtctattagttTTACAttcatcttaattttttttgggtgaacATTATGCTGAAGCTTGGGGTTTATCTATCTACAGAAGCGACTTAGTGTTTTATGTAGTTATGTATAGTAATTAAAATGTCTGGATGTGTATTGACGGATGGAAATATCGCGTTGAAATGATAAAGTGGAAGACATTGTATTGTATGTGCTGATTTGTAATAATTTTCAATATTTATAAAGGTATAGACTTGTGAAGTTGATGAAAGCTCCTTGAAATTGATTTAAGTACAAACAACAATGGGATAGGGTGTGGCAAATTTCATCATGTTCATGGGGTTTCTGATGTGACTGAATATGGAAGATCTGGGTAGATAAGCAATTTGGTTATCAGTTCCATTGCCTTTTATTATCTTCTTTTGATGTTGTCTTTATGCCATGTACTGATGGAGTATGAATTGAATGGAATGTTCATTGGATCaagtcatctctctctctcctctcactTGAAATGGGGAGAAGGGGTTGTCTGTGAGAAGGGAAAACATGTTAGTTTTGTCTTTTAAACATGGAGGAATTGTGACCTGGAGTTGTGATTCCTGATCCAATTGGGTAGACAAGCTATTTGGTTTTTGGTTCCTTTTCTCTTTGTCATCTTCCATTAGTGTTGTCTTTCTGCCTCGTATTGTTGAAGTGTAGAATGTTCATTGGGTCAACTCATAACTCTCCTGCTCTCTTGAAATGTGGAGGGAGGAAGGGTAGTTGACTAGTGGGTGTTGTCCGTAAAAAGGGAAAACCCCATTCGTTTTTCTTAAAACACGGAGGAATTGTGACTTTGCAGTGAGATTCATCATCTAATCTGGCCAAAGGAGTTCCTCGCCTGTGGATTTAATTCCATATTGACTGCTCCTTGAGCATTGCTTTGTTTTTGCTCCTACATCATGTGATATGGTAGGAGGCtgaaaaaaatgtttgatgaGGCTCTCTTGTTTTTCTCGTGTAGTAAGGGAGTGCCCTTATGCTTTCTGCTTGCCTTATTTGCTTATGGTATGCTTTCCAAATATTTATCTGCAACAGGTATGGGGAGGCAATCCAGCAAAGTTTCTAAGGAAGCTAACTGACGAAGAGATGGCTTTTATTTCCCAGTCGGCTGTCAATTATACCAACCTTGCACAGGTTCATGCTGCTGAAAATGCAAAGCCTTTTGAAGAGATAGAGTTTGAGAAGGTGCTTCGTAAAAAGTTTGCTCGTCGGGATGAGGATTATGACTCGTTGCTGGGGGTTGTTCGCGAAACTCCCGCTGAGCTCATTCTTCCTGACAACGTTCTACCGGACAAAGCACGAAAGGAAAAGTAACTGAAGGAggtcttatttttcttttaattttcaaatcgTAAAATTTGGGTCAAGGAATATTCTTTGTTATGTGCAAATACCTGGAGAAAGGATCCAGCTTTCTTTCCCAATAATACCAGACATGGCCAGGGGTAGAATCATGGCCTCCCATTTTGTTTCTGGCTCTACACTACCTGTGGTTGATTTGAAACTATAATTTCTGCTTTGGGAGGAGTAATGCCATCCAGCAGCTGTTTGTTGATGTTTGTGTTCTTTGTATTTACCATATCGCTCTCTCGGATGATATTGTTGATCGTTAAAATAACGGGAAATTGTAATGCCCCTTGGAATAGATGCATTATAACTTGAGTTAGTTGTGAGAATACTGTGGATGTGCATGATTGTAGATTTAAATGTTTATAATTTTTGCCAGTATTGACAATTATTACTATATTCTTTTCAGATAAGATTTCCCTGGTTTGTCAAACTGAGGAGCCTGATTGTCTGTGGAGAGGGTGGAAGCCATTGACAACCAAATGCTTACTATTTGTTCGTCTATTTTCTTGTGTTTCTAACTTGTACCATTGGCAGTTTGCTCACTATCTGCTGCTTTTTGCAGTCTGTGCCCTTGATGGTAGTGGTCATTGTTGGCTTTTCCTATTGAAGTTGGCTGTTGAACACTTCAACCAGCAACCAACTTTCAAGCAATTTTATAGGTCATATTGACGTTTGGGTAGTGGGGTAGTACTGTTACTGTGATGGTTCCATACCAGAgagaaattttttaaatattttggaaTCTAGAGGAGCATAGCTGGCCCCTAGTAGTTCCTTGACAAGTTGGGGAAGCAGCTtagaaatataatatatattaacacTAATGATTAGATTACTCTGTGAATGCAGAATCTGGAAAAGCCAAAGCTGCGAGTCCGCCGTGATTTCAGCTGACCATTTTGGTTGAAGATGACA
Proteins encoded in this window:
- the LOC120001139 gene encoding gamma carbonic anhydrase 1, mitochondrial-like, with amino-acid sequence MGTIGRAVYTVGFWIRETGQAMDRLGCRLQGNYYFKEQLSRHRTLMNLFDKAPVVDQEAFVAPSASVIGDVQVGKGSSIWYGCVLRGDVNSISIGSGTNIQDNSLVHVAKSNLSGNVLPTIIGDNVTVGHCAVLHGCTVEDEAFVGMGATLLDGVFIEKNAMVAAGALVSQNTRIPCGEVWGGNPAKFLRKLTDEEMAFISQSAVNYTNLAQVHAAENAKPFEEIEFEKVLRKKFARRDEDYDSLLGVVRETPAELILPDNVLPDKARKEK